A DNA window from Leishmania braziliensis MHOM/BR/75/M2904 complete genome, chromosome 5 contains the following coding sequences:
- a CDS encoding putative double-strand-break repair protein rad21 homolog, translated as MFFSTYVLTKKGPLAKVWLAAHWDKRLTRHEVKVVDLSQTILHIVRPVVPIALRTSGELLVGVVRIYALKVKHLLKEATEATLFLRVTTLATKGSKAGLAGQHRTTSIDGAVVPVKGSDVEAVTFDWNADIAAKHGAVADVAEALGEGRFSAIADLLGSGRRIDVADTDKEEALLASAWYTVHPLSQAAGDELHTTQQDYDEIAKMRADLMAFGERASGSASTSKSKSSLSSMEKGRGSVAAGVNDISFPAVGDELDIGVPLPDELPAGFPALDGQAPSGMMPTDPFLLPDMITMNEEAAAAQQAGPGRKVRPVNVCDLASTTLSREAFEKCMADRSDILNSGPRRGPHDAQEEADRYTVTRSSNLANTVATNLLIDAAPLSGVLNPALRLAYAAALQPSVEEAATMTARALRTSTAQRSEVPAGGGGALEAEDAQVAAADLDGSAMLLPEEVTQQPRKRGRYDGDGVDDSTTAAGVSTSAQQTLERIRTELSLHAAHGRKKSRVESTASLVGASCLLREVCHGLRRRDAARTFVDVLALASKQYVSAQQGPGSDEVQVTLNELALRLLAAA; from the coding sequence ATGTTCTTCTCCACCTACGTGCTCACAAAGAAAGGCCCGCTCGCCAAGGTTTGGCTCGCCGCGCACTGGGACAAGCGACTCACCCGCCATGAAGTGAAGGTGGTTGACCTCAGTCAGACTATCCTGCACATTGTCCGCCCTGTCGTCCCGATCGCCCTGCGCACGTCGGGTGAGCTGCTCGTCGGTGTCGTGCGCATCTACGCGCTGAAAGTGAAACAcctgctgaaggaggcgaCAGAGGCGACGCTCTTCTTGCGTGTGACGACTCTCGCGACGAAGGGTAGCAAGGCTGGTCTTGCCGGCCAGCACCGCACCACCTCGATCGATGGCGCCGTGGTGCCAGTGAAGGGCAGCGATGTCGAGGCTGTGACGTTTGACTGGAACGCTGACATCGCTGCGAAGCACGGGGCGGTGGCAGACGTTGCCGAGGCTCTCGGCGAGGGTCGCTTTAGTGCTATCGCCGATCTGCTTGGCAGCGGTCGCCGCATAGATGTCGCCGATAcggacaaggaggaggccCTCTTGGCGTCGGCGTGGTACACCGTGCATCCACTGTCGCAGGCGGCAGGTGACGAGCTTCACACCACACAGCAGGACTACGACGAGATTGCTAAAATGCGGGCGGACTTGATGGCCTTTGGCGagcgcgccagcggcagtgcCAGCACCAGTAAGAGCAAATCAAGTTTGTCAAGCATGGAGAAGGGTCgtggcagcgtcgccgccggcgtGAACGACATTTCGTTCCCCGCTGTCGGCGATGAGCTCGATATTGGAGTTCCGCTCCCTGACGAGCTGCCGGCGGGCTTCCCTGCTCTGGACGGGCAGGCGCCGTCGGGCATGATGCCAACCGATCCGTTCCTGCTGCCGGACATGATTACTATgaacgaggaggcggcagcggcacagcaggcAGGTCCAGGTCGAAAGGTGCGGCCAGTGAACGTGTGCGACCTCGCCTCCACGACACTCTCACGCGAAGCCTTTGAGAAATGCATGGCGGACCGCAGCGACATTCTCAACAGCGGGCCGCGCCGTGGCCCCCACGacgcgcaggaggaggccgaccGCTACACCGTGACGAGGTCCTCTAACCTGGCGAATACGGTTGCTACCAACCTCCTGATagacgcggcgccgctctcgGGCGTGCTGAACCCGGCGCTTCGTCTCGCTTatgcggcagcgctgcaacCGAGCGTCGAGGAAGCAGCCACGATGACGGCGCGGGCGTTGCGGACCTCGACAGCACAGCGAAGTGAAGTCCCTGCCGGCGGCGGGGGCGCACTCGAGGCGGAGGATGCGCAGGTTGCCGCGGCGGATCTGGATGGCAGCGCCATGCTACTGCCGGAGgaggtgacgcagcagcctcgCAAGCGCGGGCGCTACGACGGTGACGGGGTGGATGACTCAACGACGGCTGCGGGTGTGTCGACCAGTGCTCAACAGACACTGGAGCGCATTCGAACGGAGCTCTCGTTGCACGCCGCGCATGGCCGCAAGAAATCCCGTGTTGAGTCGACTGCTTCTCTCGTTGGTGCAAGCTGCCTGCTGCGGGAGGTGTGCCATGGCCTGCGTCGTCGCGATGCCGCGCGCACCTTCGTGGACGTCCTAGCGCTGGCGTCGAAGCAGTATGTTAGCGCGCAGCAGGGGCCTGGGTCTGATGAGGTGCAGGTGACTCTGAACGAGTTGGCCCTGCGTCTGTTGGCTGCGGCGTGA